Below is a genomic region from Megalopta genalis isolate 19385.01 chromosome 10, iyMegGena1_principal, whole genome shotgun sequence.
aaaaatatatgtatatatagatatatatatatgtatagatagatagatatatagagagggagagagagagagagagagagagagatatgatatacgtatacatatatatatatacaataatatatgtataataaacatgtatcttttttttttcatactACATGACATCCCAAACCTACTATTCCTTTCTATGGAATTACTCAGTCAAACATAGAGAAACACTGAAATTATTTTCACTTAGAATGTATCATGGACTGTATAAATGCTGTAAATGAAAATGGAATCTgaataaattttatgaaaacaACGTTTTAAAATTTCTACTTTGTAACAGCAAACACAGTAATTGTTAACGTTAGTGTGTTCACGTTTTATGGACGCAAGTGTGGTAAtttaaatatacataataaatccgTATTAAgtatataaaatgaataaatttatgtatatcaaaacaatatatataaaaaagtcTGAATAAAAAATGTTCATAAATAATACGAGTGGCACAAATTTCTGCTCCTGAAGTATGTATGAAGAACATATCCTGATATACAAGTTTCATCATCACAAATCTAAAATATTTAAAGTAATAACTCTTTTTCTTCAATCATATGTGTAACGTTTCAAAATTGCAGCAATATGGAGCGTATATTGTATTCAAATTGTGCTAATCGTATTATATAAAGAATTACCCCGAAAATTATTAGGTTCTGCAACAAGTCCGTTCGTATTTGTTTACAGGAAAGTTTTTGAAATGCGATTGAACAAATTCTTCTTCGTCAACTCATGCAAAGCTTAAATTGCAATTGAATTTTGATTTGATTAAATTTTCGATTTCTTCAACATTACTCTGTATTATTAGCCTGCCACTTCATGTTCAGAACGGAACATGTTCAGTCGATTTGTAAATTGAGAAGAGGTAATGAAGAAGTTAAGTAAGACGACATCAAAGTCAATCGCGCTGAAGAAATCAAAACAAGCGTCGCAACATCGTGGCTCAGTTTGAGCTGCCATAATTCATTAAAAAAGCGTCACACCATTTTTTCTGTGTAAACATTTATCACAAAATTCTTTTCTGTTGCCGACACGAACGAACCTATTACATAATCTAACAAAATCATAAATGTTGATTATTTTTCTTTCAGCGATGTAATTTCATCCTAGAGTATTTTTATATCCCCAAAATAACAAACATTTgtgtatataattttaaataattcgcacaaatatgaaatataaacaaACTCTGTGAAAAATGCAATTAAATTTTTAACAGTTAATTATACACATTGAAAAATCGATTACAAActtaaatttgtaattttaacaaaatgaaaatgaatgatTAAGAAGTCTGCTATAGATATTAAGTCTTTGTAAATAGATGCTGTCAGCCAACATCAGTTCTCGTACATAAAATAGAAAACCGTTGCTATCATAGTAAACAAACTATGAAACAGATGAAAGGGAAAATCTTGAAGTAAATGGAGTTCTTAGTTTCTGTTATGAAATGACAAATACTGGTAAGCCACTATTTATTCCTATTTTATAGCAGCTTACCACCATAGCGACGACTTACAATTTTACACATTAAAATAGCTCTACAACTTCACCGATGATATTCGTTCGCAAAGACTTAATATCTTTTAAATAGAATTACGGAGTTTATTAACTGCAAATAGATGtggaaaaattatttcatttacTTCTTAATgataaaatttttataattcatCTTTCCTTGGCACATCGTCATCTTCATCTTCCTCTAGAACCTGtaacaataaaaaatgtaatttttgaaATTAGTTACTGAAAACTTAATCTACCGTtgagaaaaaatgaaaaagctATTTATACGAACTTCTTGCGGAACTTCGCTTTCAGCACCATTGGTCTCGAGGAATTTGGAAAGCCCTTCAAATGTTCTCTCACCGTAATAGGTTAAAGGCTAAAAAGAAGTGATTTACTAATGAATATTTGCTAAATGATAATTACAGAGTTTGTGTAACGTAAATCTAGAATGCTTACTTCATTAGTTTCTTTCTTATAAAGAATAATTGTGGGAAAACCAGCAATTTCAatgtcttcaaattcatttgcaGTACCATCCACTTTCGCAATAAGGATATCTTCGCTATCCTTATATTTCTCTCCAAGCTAAGAATACATATAAAGATACAtttgtaaatatatttaataaaacattTTGCAATATCCAgaaaaaaatactgtaataCAACATACTGCTTCATAAACTGGAGCCAATTCTTGGCAGTGCGTGCACCATGGAGCGTAAAATTCAACTAAAACATTCTTCTTAGGATCGTGTGCAACTTCGTGGAAGTTAGTGCCAACAAGAACCTTGACAGGGTTTTTATCCCAATCTTCAGGCAAGTCTTGTGTTATCAAATGTTGTTTTAGTTTGTTATCAAGGAATGCATTTACAAACTCTACAACATTTTCAGTGGATAATTCTGGTTTCTCtggtttatatttaataatagatttttcaagtTCAATGATACGCATGGCAGGTACTTCACTCTTCTTCAAGCCAAAATATTCTAGAATACGTTCATGATCAGCCTCAACAGTATCAACAGTAACAAACAAGACCTATAAGTTGATTGCAATGATGTGTTATTATAATGAAATTGGCGAACTAACATTTAAAAAGCTGCTCACTATTTATACGCAGTTTATACATGCCTTTCCACGGAAAGTCTTTGCTGGTTCTTTCATCATATCCACATACTTGTCATAGTGACCAGCTTCTTTATTAAGGCATAGGAGAAGATGATGTTTAATATGACCACGGAATATTTTTGAAGCAGTAGTTTGATTAAATTCAACAACCAGCGGCAGTGAGTATACATAGATAAAATTCTGGAGCGCTTCAGCAGTAAGCTCTCCAGTGAACTCATCTTTACCATCGTCAAactaaaacaaacaataaagtaaataaaatatattgccGTTAATACATGCATAGAAAAtgtaaagaaatataaataccTTCTTGAATAAAATAACTTTGCCATATTCGGTGTCATACTCTTTAACAACTTCCTCATTGCTAGTAATACCAAATGCATAATCACCATTAAGACTAGCAGcatttataaattcttttgCATCATCGGATTCTTGATCCTGTCAACATATAAAAcatgtaaaaatataataaatcattatttttcgtatatttaattacaattaatacCTTAAAGAATCCAACAATTGCAACATTATGTGCttcaagaaatgatttagcttcatcaacTGTCGTTAAATCTTTAGCAGGCGGGCCAATCTTCAATGTTACCCAATATACAATATCATCTGCATTACGGGTACcagtatattgaataaataaccctCGACGAACAAACTTAAGAGTAGGGTATCCATTAACATTATGTTTTTCAGCCAATTCTGTTTCCACGGTTGCATCAATTTTGGCTAACTTTACAGGGGAATTGATCTCCTGTAACTTCTTTGCAGCTTTGGCATATTCTGGAGCCAAATCTTTGCAATGTTTACACCATGGGGCATCTACAtatcaaagaaaataaaaagttattaaattataacAGCTTTATTCAATGTTTCACAATGGTAGAAAGAAGTGAAAAAAACGTATAAGAAACGTGTTaaacatttttaattataattatagaagTAACGTATCCAAGCGTTATTTATTCTGaaaaatttataaatgaaaaattgtcaAAATGAATGGCAAGCGACATTGCATGTTACGCGAAACATGGAATTTGTTAATTTAGAGATTCAAAATTTGACTATTAAGAACAAATAACAGATattaaatttcaattatttatacTAGAAATACGAAGTTAGAGCATTATCAACAAGTGGCGTTAAACTTAGAAACCGGCTTCTAAATGATGACGTGTGCGGACCGAGCATCTGGATCAACCTTAGACAAATTGTAGACGTTTCatgcaaaaataataaatagaatcaCGAGTATGCAATCGTAGTTTGAAGAGATTTCgtgataaaaatattaatatattacttaCAAAATTCAAGAAGCAAATAATCATATTGTGCAATTGCTTCATCGATATTATCTTTTGTAAGTACTAAAACGGCATCTTCGGTTTCAATTTCCGCAAGAGAAGCAGCGAAGAAAGAAATTAGTAAAAATATTAACGCAGAAAACTTCATTTTGCAAAGCAAGACGATGGTAATTGTCTACTGTTTTATTCTACGACACGCACACGAAGAACTTAATGATTTGGTGTCGAAGAAAACAGTAAACCTGCCGTTATGGTACCAAAATTGAAGACACCCCAACACCATACGTTGAGAAACACGAACAAAGTGATCAAGTACGGTGATGTGCAGGAACTAGAGAGTTGGTAGAACGTAGCTAATGCGTGGCATCATATTCATCGTGGTGGCCGCTGATTGGCCGGTACAATTCTCAAGAATTTGGTAGGATGTCACTTCGAGACACAAGATTACATTGGATTACATTATGTACACACATTACAAGGGTCGGGATacattatgtattttatttttccatGATAATATCATTTCTCAACTTTATAAGAAAgatatgaaagtatatatatatatatactttcatatcTTTCCAAAACTGAAATTCATTTTTGTGACAATTTATGGTTCAAATTCTATACAAATTCGTTGACAACTCGGGAATATACACATGTGTACATAGTGTAATACATACACGTGTAAAAAATGAATCTACATATGTAATACAATTTGTTTCTATCGTTTCATATAATGTATCTTATCCGTTTGAAGTAAGTGTGTAATAATGAGAACACAAAAGTGGAATGTAGGTTATAAAATGACTTTTATTAAAGAGAAAAAGTACGTACATAAACTGTAATTGTGGCTGATAGAaaactaataattattatttcttttaattcTGATATGCGtattatcttatatatatattgtcgtTTTATGTACACATTATATTGCAATTTTGTATTATACtagtttttaattttatttatagcttaaaaaatgtattaactttaaatattaatttgttcaaaatgtgttatatattgtgaatatttattaaatttttaaatatgaataatatgaatacatgatattttatttagcaCATAATATTTTCCAACGAACTGAAACTGCAGATAAGAAAAGTGAACTCatacataataacaataatttcaatGTACATATGTAACGTGCATCGGAACAACACGAACATTTAAAAGCGAAACTATGACTTCTTATTTAAATATCCTTTATCTAAAGTAACAATTTAAAGATGTAGCActtaattttaattcgtttatttttctcctttattatataaaatttggtCTTTACATTACCctgtaatattattgtaattattttgcGACTCTGTTAAAGATCAATTGCAAGTACGATGTAATTTAAAATTTGTTAGAAATGAGACATATTTTAATCTATAATAGCACATTATATAAGTGCAGTTATAATATAAACGTTTGAATGGAATGGAATGCATAAGTCGTAATTATGCACAAGCAGTAAACTGTTTATATATAGTTCGATATTTACGGTCCCGGGTAAGTACGCATATTACATGGACATTTTAATTAACAATCTTTAATTGTTCCTCATTTGTAAaagtatgtttttataattagtgCATACAGATTTTCTTCATAACTATTTTTAGCTGATATTAAAATAGTTTATCCTTCTTTAAGAAAGTTATTGTTTTATCTGCTTAGGACAGAGTAATGAAAAATGTAATCTGGTTTgttcaataaaaaaaagaaaacactgaaaatttaaaaaattcctgAATACAGTGGTGCAAATAAAAATGACACCGCATACGGTAACATCAGAAATATTcacagaaaataaaaattccttTGTCAAGTTGAACAATGGCAgtgcgtattgcttttttaaatgaaatattatctgaatGTATCATGTTTTTACATGATAATATAAGGGAATacgtattaatataatatttacataatcaATTTTTTCAGCTGCAATATCCAGCTTTATTTTTAAGTGTCCATCTTATATGATTAAGCCAAATTGTGCCAACTCTATTCTACCACACGATAGCGATGATGATTTAGATATAGATAGACAAAAggaagaaaaattaataataggTACAGATTAATCTATATGTAGTTAcataattctaaataaattaatttaaaaaaattatagaatatcTAAATATATTTGTAGAACATCGTACAACTACAAAGCTACAACATGTTGGACTACAAGTATGGCGAGGCGCCTTGTTGTTAGCTGATTATATCCTGTCAAATCCTGATTTATTTAAAGATAAGACAGTTTTAGAGTTGGGAGCCGGAGTTGGTTTAACTAGCATAGTAGCAAGCTTTTTGGCTAAAGAAGTAATTTGTACaggtaataaaatatttaaattttaattctattaaaaatttatgcatTGTAACCACATATATCAAACATTATAGTAATATTTCTTTTGTCTTTTAGATATTGATGTAGAAGGAATTTTAAAATTAATACGTAGAAACTTTTTAAGAAATAGCGCTTACGTTAAATCGAAGTTTTATGTTAACGAATTAGACTTCTTAAATTCAACATGGCCTACATTTTATAAAGAACGACTGAATGAAGCAACAATT
It encodes:
- the Pdi gene encoding protein disulfide isomerase; the protein is MKFSALIFLLISFFAASLAEIETEDAVLVLTKDNIDEAIAQYDYLLLEFYAPWCKHCKDLAPEYAKAAKKLQEINSPVKLAKIDATVETELAEKHNVNGYPTLKFVRRGLFIQYTGTRNADDIVYWVTLKIGPPAKDLTTVDEAKSFLEAHNVAIVGFFKDQESDDAKEFINAASLNGDYAFGITSNEEVVKEYDTEYGKVILFKKFDDGKDEFTGELTAEALQNFIYVYSLPLVVEFNQTTASKIFRGHIKHHLLLCLNKEAGHYDKYVDMMKEPAKTFRGKVLFVTVDTVEADHERILEYFGLKKSEVPAMRIIELEKSIIKYKPEKPELSTENVVEFVNAFLDNKLKQHLITQDLPEDWDKNPVKVLVGTNFHEVAHDPKKNVLVEFYAPWCTHCQELAPVYEALGEKYKDSEDILIAKVDGTANEFEDIEIAGFPTIILYKKETNEPLTYYGERTFEGLSKFLETNGAESEVPQEVLEEDEDDDVPRKDEL
- the LOC117222737 gene encoding methyltransferase-like protein 22 isoform X1, translating into MTPHTVTSEIFTENKNSFVKLNNGTAISSFIFKCPSYMIKPNCANSILPHDSDDDLDIDRQKEEKLIIEHRTTTKLQHVGLQVWRGALLLADYILSNPDLFKDKTVLELGAGVGLTSIVASFLAKEVICTDIDVEGILKLIRRNFLRNSAYVKSKFYVNELDFLNSTWPTFYKERLNEATIILAADVIYDESITEGFVRTLKTLLSSEIPKTIYIALEKRYVFTAANMDTTAPMYEEFLKHIETEEQNWRIEYIKIDFPKYFKYDRLKQMILMKIQNKLNE
- the LOC117222737 gene encoding methyltransferase-like protein 22 isoform X2; translation: MIKPNCANSILPHDSDDDLDIDRQKEEKLIIEHRTTTKLQHVGLQVWRGALLLADYILSNPDLFKDKTVLELGAGVGLTSIVASFLAKEVICTDIDVEGILKLIRRNFLRNSAYVKSKFYVNELDFLNSTWPTFYKERLNEATIILAADVIYDESITEGFVRTLKTLLSSEIPKTIYIALEKRYVFTAANMDTTAPMYEEFLKHIETEEQNWRIEYIKIDFPKYFKYDRLKQMILMKIQNKLNE